In Streptomyces sp. ML-6, the genomic stretch GCCGACGGCCAGGTAGTCGACGCCCGCCTCGGCGTAGGCGCGGGCGTTGTCGAGGGAGAGCCGCCCGGAGGACTCCAGGACCGCGCGCCCGGCGACCAGGGCGACCGCCTCGGCCGTCTGGAGCGGCGTGAAGTTGTCCAGCAGGATCAGGTCGGCGCCCGCGTCGAGGACCTCGCGGACCTGCTGGAGCGTGTCGACCTCGACCTCGATCGGCACCTCGGGGAACTCGTCCCGCACCCGCTTGAACGCCTCGGCCACGCCGCCCGCGGCGACCACGTGGTTGTCCTTGACCAGCGCCGCGTCCGCGAGGGACATCCGGTGGTTGACGCCGCCGCCGCAGCGGACCGCGTACTTCTCCAGGGCGCGCAGGCCCGGGGTGGTCTTGCGGGTGTCGCGGACCTCGGCCTTGGTTCCTTCGAGCGCGTCGGCCCAGGCGCGGGTGGCGGTCGCGATGCCGGAGAGCCGGCAGAGCAGGTTGAGCGCGCTGCGCTCGCCGGTGAGCAGGTCGCGGGTGCGGGTGGTGACCGTCAGCAGCTTCTGGCCGGGGACGACGCGGTCGCCGTCCTCGACGTGGCGCTCGACCTCGAACTCCTCGGTGCAGACGATGGACAGGACGGCCTCGGCGACGCGCAGCCCGGCCACCACGCCCGCCTCGCGGGCGGTGAAGTCGCCGGTGGCCATGGCGTCCTCGGCGACCGTGGCGACGGTGGTGACGTCCACCCCGCCGTCCAGGTCCT encodes the following:
- the nadC gene encoding carboxylating nicotinate-nucleotide diphosphorylase, giving the protein MSTPEENPHPTPVDVPLIQIGASAASEGGCGDGCGCGGDESYGPDAMECGLDPALARLLADAGLDPVEVEDIAHVAIEEDLDGGVDVTTVATVAEDAMATGDFTAREAGVVAGLRVAEAVLSIVCTEEFEVERHVEDGDRVVPGQKLLTVTTRTRDLLTGERSALNLLCRLSGIATATRAWADALEGTKAEVRDTRKTTPGLRALEKYAVRCGGGVNHRMSLADAALVKDNHVVAAGGVAEAFKRVRDEFPEVPIEVEVDTLQQVREVLDAGADLILLDNFTPLQTAEAVALVAGRAVLESSGRLSLDNARAYAEAGVDYLAVGALTHSSPILDIGLDFRDADDDADGTDTDGADA